Proteins encoded by one window of Dendropsophus ebraccatus isolate aDenEbr1 chromosome 4, aDenEbr1.pat, whole genome shotgun sequence:
- the MFSD14A gene encoding hippocampus abundant transcript 1 protein: MTQGKKKKRVNRSVLLAKKIIIKDGGSPQGFGAPSVYHAVIVIFLEFFAWGLLTAPTLVVLHETFPKHTFLMNGLIQGVKGLLSFLSAPLIGALSDVWGRKSFLLLTVFFTCAPIPLMKISPWWYFAVISVSGVFAVTFSVVFAYVADITQEHERSMAYGLVSATFAASLVTSPAIGAYLSDTYGNSLVVLLATAIALLDICFILVAVPESLPEKMRPASWGAPISWEQADPFASLKKVGQDSIVLLICITVFLSYLPEAGQYSSFFLYLRQIMKFSSESVAAFIAVLGILSIVAQTIVLSLLMRSIGNKNTILLGLGFQILQLAWYGFGSEPWMMWAAGAVAAMSSITFPAVSALVSRTADADQQGVVQGMITGIRGLCNGLGPALYGFIFYIFHVELDENPIGDSEPRDKVTTSHLQQNSIIPGPPFLFGACSVLLALLVALFIPEHTNLNIRSNWKKHGAGHSHPHSPPAPGEGKEPLLQDTNV; encoded by the exons ATGACTCagggaaagaagaagaagagagtgAACCGCAGCGTTCTTCTCGCAAAGAAAATCATCATCAAAGATGGCGGCTCT CCTCAGGGGTTTGGCGCTCCCAGCGTGTATCATGCTGTCATTGTCATCTTCCTTGAATTTTTCGCTTGGGGTTTGCTTACAGCTCCGACTTTAGTG GTTTTACACGAGACCTTCCCAAAGCACACGTTTCTTATGAATGGACTCATCCAAGGTGTAAAG GGGTTGTTGTCCTTCCTCAGTGCACCTCTCATAGGGGCTCTCTCAGACGTTTGGGGGAGGAAGTCTTTCTTGCTGCTAACCGTCTTCTTCACGTGTGCTCCTATACCACTGATGAAGATCAGCCCTTG gtggtactttgCAGTTATTTCTGTGTCTGGCGTATTCGCTGTTACCTTTTCTGTGGTATTTGCATATGTAGCAGATATAACACAGGAGCATGAGAGAAGCATGGCATACGGACTG GTTTCCGCCACGTTTGCAGCTAGTTTGGTCACTAGTCCCGCCATCGGAGCTTACCTGAGTGACACGTACGGCAACTCTTTGGTGGTTCTTCTGGCAACTGCTATTGCACTGCTCGACATATGTTTCATCTTGGTGGCCGTTCCGGAGTCTCTCCCAGAGAAGATGAGACCAGCGTCTTGGGGGGCTCCAATTTCCTGGGAACAGGCAGATCCTTTTGCT TCTCTGAAGAAAGTCGGCCAGGATTCCATCGTCCTGCTCATCTGTATCACCGTATTCCTCTCCTACCTCCCGGAGGCCGGACAGTATTCCAGCTTCTTCCTGTACCTCAGACAG attatgaaattttcatctgAAAGTGTGGCCGCCTTCATTGCTGTTTTGGGAATTTTGTCCATTGTTGCTCAG ACAATCGTCTTAAGTTTACTCATGAGGTCGATTGGTAACAAGAACACCATCCTGCTGGGCCTCGGCTTTCAGATACTGCAGCTGGCCTGGTACGGCTTTGGATCAGAACCATG GATGATGTGGGCTGCAGGAGCGGTGGCCGCAATGTCCAGCATTACTTTTCCTGCTGTAAGTGCTTTGGTGTCCCGGACTGCGGATGCTGACCAACAAG GTGTCGTCCAGGGAATGATCACAGGAATCCGGGGATTATGTAATGGACTGGGACCTGCCCTGTATGGTTTTATATTTTACATCTTTCATGTGGAACTGGATGAAAACCCTATAGGAGACTCTGAGCCAAGGGACAAGGTGACCACATCCCATTTACAGCAG AATTCCATCATCCCCGGACCTCCGTTTCTCTTCGGGGCCTGTTCGGTCCTGCTGGCTCTCCTTGTAGCCTTGTTTATTCCGGAGCACACCAATCTGAACATTCGCAGCAACTGGAAAAAACATGGCGCAGGACACAGCCATCCGCACAGTCCTCCAGCCCCTGGGGAGGGCAAAGAACCTCTCTTGCAGGACACAAATGTATGA